Proteins encoded by one window of Serratia nevei:
- the flhA gene encoding flagellar biosynthesis protein FlhA yields MANLASLLRLPGNFKDTQWQVLAGPVLILLILSMMVLPLPAFILDLLFTFNIALSIMVLLVAMFTQRTLEFAAFPTILLFSTLLRLSLNVASTRIILLEGHTGSAAAGRVVEAFGHFLVGGNFAIGIVVFIILVLINFMVITKGAGRIAEVGARFVLDGMPGKQMAIDADLNAGLIGEDEAKKRRAEVTQEADFYGSMDGASKFVRGDAIAGLMIMVLNVVGGLLVGVVQHGMELGAAAESYTLLTIGDGLVAQIPALVISTAAGVIVTRVATDQDVGEQMVGQLFNNPRVMLLSAGVLGLLGLVPGMPNLVFLLFTAALLGLAWWLRGREQQAPKAVEAPVMPDNPQAAEASWADVQLEDPLGMEVGYRLIPMVDFQQNGELLGRIRGIRKKFAQDMGYLPPVVHIRDNLELPPASYRILMKGVEIGSGEAQPGRWLAINPGNAVGELAGDKTVDPAFGLEAVWIDSALREQAQIQGFTVVEASTVVATHLNHLIGQFASELFGRQETQQLLDRVSQEMPKLTEDFVPGVVSLTTLHKVLQNLLAERVSIRDMRTIVETLAEHAPAQSDPYELTTVVRVALGRAITQQWFPGNGEIQVIGLDTQLERLLLQALQGGGGLEPGLADRLLDQARQALQRQEMLSAPPVLLVNHALRALLARFLRRSLPQIVVLSNLEINDDRQIRMTSTIGAA; encoded by the coding sequence ATGGCTAATTTGGCCTCCCTGCTTCGTTTGCCGGGCAATTTTAAAGATACGCAGTGGCAGGTGTTGGCCGGCCCGGTGTTGATCCTGTTGATCCTGTCGATGATGGTGCTGCCGTTGCCGGCGTTTATCCTCGACCTGCTGTTTACCTTCAACATCGCGCTGTCGATCATGGTGCTGCTGGTGGCGATGTTCACCCAGCGCACGCTCGAATTCGCCGCCTTCCCGACCATTCTGCTGTTCTCCACGCTGCTGCGTTTGTCGCTCAACGTCGCGTCCACGCGCATCATCTTGCTGGAGGGGCACACCGGTTCCGCCGCCGCCGGCCGCGTGGTGGAGGCCTTCGGGCACTTCCTGGTGGGCGGCAACTTCGCCATCGGTATCGTGGTGTTCATCATCCTGGTGTTGATCAACTTCATGGTCATCACCAAGGGGGCCGGGCGTATCGCCGAAGTGGGCGCGCGTTTTGTCCTGGACGGCATGCCGGGTAAACAGATGGCGATCGACGCCGATCTGAACGCCGGGTTGATCGGCGAGGACGAAGCGAAGAAACGCCGCGCCGAAGTCACCCAGGAGGCCGATTTCTACGGCTCGATGGACGGTGCCAGTAAATTCGTGCGCGGCGACGCCATCGCCGGCCTGATGATCATGGTGCTGAACGTGGTCGGCGGCCTGTTGGTCGGCGTGGTGCAACACGGCATGGAGCTGGGGGCGGCAGCGGAAAGCTATACGCTGCTGACCATCGGCGACGGCCTGGTGGCGCAGATCCCGGCGTTGGTGATCTCTACCGCCGCCGGCGTTATCGTCACTCGCGTCGCGACCGATCAGGACGTCGGCGAGCAGATGGTGGGCCAGCTGTTCAACAATCCGCGCGTGATGCTGCTGAGCGCCGGGGTACTGGGGCTGTTGGGCCTGGTGCCGGGCATGCCGAACCTGGTGTTCCTGCTGTTTACCGCCGCTTTGCTGGGCCTGGCCTGGTGGCTGCGCGGCCGTGAACAACAGGCACCGAAAGCGGTGGAGGCGCCGGTGATGCCGGACAACCCGCAGGCCGCCGAAGCCAGCTGGGCCGACGTGCAGTTGGAGGATCCGCTGGGGATGGAAGTAGGCTATCGGTTGATTCCGATGGTCGATTTTCAACAAAACGGTGAGCTGCTGGGGCGTATCCGCGGTATTCGCAAGAAATTCGCGCAGGACATGGGGTATCTGCCGCCGGTGGTACACATTCGCGACAACCTGGAACTGCCGCCTGCCAGCTACCGCATTCTGATGAAAGGCGTCGAAATCGGCAGCGGTGAAGCGCAGCCGGGCCGCTGGCTGGCGATCAACCCCGGCAATGCCGTGGGTGAGCTGGCGGGAGACAAAACCGTCGATCCGGCCTTTGGGCTCGAGGCGGTGTGGATCGACAGCGCCTTGCGCGAGCAGGCGCAGATCCAGGGCTTTACCGTGGTGGAAGCCAGCACCGTAGTGGCGACGCACCTCAATCACCTGATCGGCCAGTTCGCCAGCGAGCTGTTTGGCCGCCAGGAAACCCAACAGTTGCTGGATCGCGTGTCGCAGGAGATGCCGAAACTGACCGAAGACTTCGTGCCGGGTGTGGTATCACTGACCACGCTGCACAAGGTGCTGCAAAACCTGCTGGCCGAGCGTGTTTCTATCCGCGATATGCGCACCATCGTCGAAACGCTGGCGGAGCATGCTCCGGCGCAAAGCGATCCTTATGAGCTGACCACCGTGGTGCGGGTAGCGCTGGGCAGGGCGATCACGCAGCAGTGGTTCCCGGGCAACGGCGAGATTCAGGTCATCGGTTTGGATACCCAACTGGAGCGCCTGTTGTTGCAGGCGTTGCAGGGCGGTGGCGGTCTGGAGCCGGGGCTGGCCGATCGCCTGCTGGATCAGGCGCGCCAGGCGCTGCAGCGGCAAGAGATGCTCAGCGCGCCGCCGGTGCTGCTGGTCAACCATGCGCTGCGGGCCTTGCTGGCGCGCTTCCTGCGCCGCAGCCTGCCGCAGATCGTGGTGTTGTCCAACCTCGAAATCAACGACGATCGCCAGATTCGCATGACGTCGACCATTGGAGCCGCCTGA
- the flgE gene encoding flagellar hook protein FlgE produces the protein MAFSQAVSGLNAAATNLDVIGNNIANSATAGFKSGSVSFADMFAGSQVGLGVKVSGITQNFKGGTTTGTSRALDVAINGNGFFRMQDKDGGIFYTRNGQFKLDENRNLTNMQGLQLTGYPAAGSPPTIQQGANPVPLSIPEGMMNAKASTSGEMVTNLKSTHKVPENKTFDPTKQDSYNYVNTITAYDSLGNAHNINAYFVKTEDNKWQVYTQDGSAAPVNAGTMEFSTSGNLVKTTSTNGAPGEFSMVIPMTAKDGAPAQNFTLSFAGSMQQNVGSDSVSKVAQDGYAAGEYTNFQINNDGTVVGIYSNQQTQVLGQIVMANFSNPEGLASQGDNVWQETGASGQPRVGLSGGGGFGKLTSGALESSNVDLSQELVNMIVAQRNYQSNAQTIKTQDSILQTLVSLR, from the coding sequence ATGGCCTTTTCTCAGGCAGTCAGCGGCTTGAACGCGGCAGCAACCAACCTTGACGTGATCGGTAACAACATCGCCAACTCCGCGACCGCGGGTTTCAAATCCGGCAGCGTGTCCTTCGCCGACATGTTCGCCGGTTCGCAGGTTGGGCTGGGCGTTAAAGTGTCCGGCATCACCCAGAACTTCAAGGGCGGCACCACCACCGGCACCAGCCGTGCGCTGGATGTGGCCATCAACGGCAACGGCTTCTTCCGCATGCAGGATAAAGACGGCGGTATCTTCTATACCCGCAACGGCCAGTTCAAGCTGGACGAGAACCGTAATCTGACCAACATGCAGGGCCTGCAGCTGACCGGTTACCCGGCGGCCGGTTCCCCGCCGACCATCCAGCAGGGTGCCAACCCGGTGCCGCTGAGCATTCCTGAAGGCATGATGAACGCCAAGGCGTCTACCTCCGGTGAGATGGTAACCAACCTGAAGTCCACCCATAAAGTGCCGGAGAACAAGACGTTCGATCCGACCAAACAGGACAGCTACAACTACGTCAACACCATCACCGCCTACGACTCGCTGGGTAACGCGCACAACATCAACGCCTACTTCGTGAAGACGGAAGACAACAAGTGGCAGGTCTATACCCAGGACGGCAGCGCAGCGCCAGTGAACGCCGGCACCATGGAGTTCAGCACCAGCGGCAACCTGGTGAAAACCACCAGCACCAACGGCGCGCCGGGCGAGTTCAGCATGGTGATCCCGATGACCGCCAAAGACGGCGCACCGGCGCAAAACTTCACCCTGAGCTTCGCCGGCAGCATGCAGCAGAACGTGGGCAGCGACTCGGTGAGCAAAGTGGCGCAGGACGGCTATGCCGCCGGTGAATACACCAACTTCCAAATCAACAACGACGGCACCGTCGTGGGCATCTACTCCAACCAGCAGACCCAGGTGCTGGGCCAGATCGTCATGGCCAACTTCTCCAACCCGGAAGGGCTGGCGTCGCAGGGCGATAACGTGTGGCAGGAAACCGGTGCATCCGGCCAGCCGCGCGTCGGTCTGTCGGGCGGCGGCGGCTTCGGTAAGCTGACCAGCGGCGCGCTGGAGTCTTCCAACGTCGATCTGAGCCAGGAGCTGGTGAACATGATCGTCGCACAGCGTAACTACCAGTCCAACGCCCAGACCATCAAGACGCAGGACTCCATCCTGCAGACGCTGGTTAGCCTGCGCTAA
- the flgA gene encoding flagellar basal body P-ring formation chaperone FlgA produces MKGKMLLLIGLLCSLNARADDLATQIESFIKGKFTGEPVQVKVRVRTPPAQWPACELPQLSLPPNARIGGNVSISARCGQERRFIQTQVQVFGRYLVSARGISAGSRLTAADLALKEGRLDTLPPRALTEAGKALGAVSLRNISPGQPLTLAMLRRAWIIKAGQPVQVTAQGEGFNISGAGKAMNNAAAEDSVRVRMASGQIVSGVVGDDGAIRITL; encoded by the coding sequence ATGAAAGGTAAAATGCTGCTGCTTATCGGCCTGCTGTGCAGTCTGAACGCGCGCGCCGACGATCTGGCGACGCAAATCGAAAGCTTCATCAAAGGCAAGTTCACCGGCGAGCCGGTACAGGTGAAAGTGCGGGTGCGCACGCCGCCGGCCCAATGGCCCGCCTGCGAACTGCCCCAGCTGTCGCTGCCGCCCAACGCGCGGATCGGCGGCAACGTCAGCATTTCGGCGCGCTGTGGCCAGGAGCGGCGTTTTATCCAGACGCAGGTGCAGGTGTTCGGCCGCTATCTGGTTTCGGCGCGCGGCATCAGCGCCGGCAGCCGGTTGACCGCGGCGGATCTGGCGTTGAAGGAAGGCCGGCTCGATACCCTGCCGCCGCGCGCGCTGACCGAAGCGGGCAAAGCGTTAGGCGCCGTCAGCCTGCGCAATATCAGCCCCGGCCAACCGCTGACCCTCGCCATGCTGCGCCGAGCTTGGATTATCAAAGCCGGGCAACCGGTACAGGTCACCGCGCAGGGCGAAGGGTTCAACATCAGCGGTGCGGGCAAGGCGATGAACAACGCCGCCGCCGAAGACAGCGTGCGCGTGCGCATGGCGTCCGGGCAGATCGTCAGCGGCGTGGTCGGGGACGACGGCGCGATTCGCATTACGTTATAA
- a CDS encoding type II toxin-antitoxin system RelE/ParE family toxin produces MTDIYLTKAFQTFAGDERISDATIVKAAREMQNQLYDANLGGCVYKKRIARMGSGKRRGYRVLIATADEGRIFFMYGFAKNERDNINQDELISWRHLAALYLDYSPFRLYQLVNCGELIRLQL; encoded by the coding sequence ATGACCGACATTTATCTCACAAAAGCCTTCCAGACATTTGCCGGCGACGAACGCATCAGTGACGCCACGATAGTGAAAGCGGCGCGAGAGATGCAAAATCAGTTGTACGACGCCAATCTCGGTGGTTGCGTTTACAAAAAACGCATCGCCCGGATGGGGAGTGGAAAACGGCGCGGGTATCGGGTATTAATCGCAACGGCAGATGAAGGCAGGATCTTTTTCATGTATGGCTTTGCCAAAAACGAAAGAGACAACATCAATCAGGATGAGTTAATTTCCTGGCGGCATTTGGCGGCGCTGTATCTGGATTATTCACCATTCAGACTGTATCAGCTGGTCAACTGCGGGGAATTAATAAGGTTACAACTATGA
- the flgB gene encoding flagellar basal body rod protein FlgB, whose translation MLDKLDAALRFGQEALNLRAQRQEILAANIANADTPGYQARDIDFASQLNKVLEQGRVNGNGMSLNLTAARHIPAQTLQPPQLDLLYRVPDQPSMDGNTVDMDRERTNFADNSLKYQTDLTLLNGQIKGMMSVLQQG comes from the coding sequence ATGCTCGACAAACTGGACGCGGCTCTGCGCTTTGGCCAAGAGGCGCTGAACTTGCGCGCCCAGCGGCAGGAAATTCTGGCCGCCAACATCGCCAACGCAGACACACCGGGTTATCAGGCGCGGGATATCGATTTCGCCAGCCAATTGAACAAAGTGCTGGAACAAGGGCGCGTCAACGGCAACGGCATGTCGCTGAACCTGACGGCGGCGCGCCACATCCCGGCGCAAACCCTGCAGCCGCCGCAGCTCGATCTGTTGTACCGGGTACCGGACCAGCCGTCGATGGACGGCAACACGGTGGACATGGATCGCGAACGCACCAACTTTGCCGATAACAGCCTGAAATATCAGACCGACCTGACGCTGCTCAACGGGCAGATCAAAGGGATGATGTCCGTGCTGCAACAAGGATAA
- a CDS encoding helix-turn-helix domain-containing protein: protein MSKMLKSIHQEVQGLHRAGFVDDVTMRTFDMLCLRPVKQFGPAEIRALRERENVSQPVFALYLNVSKKAVQKWERGEAQPNSAAMKLLSLVERNGLQILA from the coding sequence ATGAGCAAGATGCTGAAATCGATCCACCAGGAAGTTCAGGGCCTGCACCGCGCCGGTTTCGTCGACGACGTGACCATGCGCACCTTCGACATGCTGTGTCTGCGGCCGGTGAAACAGTTCGGGCCGGCCGAGATCCGCGCGCTGCGCGAACGGGAAAACGTCAGTCAGCCGGTGTTTGCGCTGTATCTCAACGTCAGTAAAAAGGCGGTACAAAAATGGGAGCGCGGCGAAGCGCAACCGAACTCCGCCGCAATGAAGCTGCTGTCACTGGTGGAACGCAACGGCCTGCAAATTCTGGCCTGA
- a CDS encoding flagella synthesis protein FlgN, whose amino-acid sequence MENLAQLLDKLLETLQALNGVLEEEHDLLCSGQLPGVALQRVTDAKSQLLATVAYLEQQRLGQEKACGQRAPYASHAPLADRWQRVQLLSQTLREKNQHNGLLLNQQIDHNAQALAILSKNNKSLYGPDGQSHAGSLLGRKIGV is encoded by the coding sequence ATGGAAAACCTGGCACAACTGCTGGATAAACTGTTGGAAACGCTGCAGGCGCTCAATGGCGTGCTGGAGGAAGAGCACGACTTGCTGTGTTCCGGCCAGTTGCCCGGCGTGGCGCTGCAGCGCGTAACCGATGCCAAAAGCCAACTGCTGGCGACGGTCGCCTACCTCGAGCAACAGCGCCTGGGGCAGGAAAAAGCCTGCGGGCAACGCGCGCCCTACGCCAGCCATGCGCCCTTGGCCGATCGCTGGCAACGCGTTCAACTGCTGAGCCAAACGCTGCGCGAGAAGAATCAGCACAATGGCCTGTTGCTCAATCAGCAGATCGACCATAACGCTCAGGCGCTGGCGATCCTCAGCAAGAACAACAAATCGCTGTATGGCCCGGACGGCCAGTCGCACGCCGGCAGCCTGCTCGGCAGAAAAATCGGCGTCTAA
- the flgM gene encoding flagellar biosynthesis anti-sigma factor FlgM, which produces MSIDRTQRLQPVSTVQPRETPADNPLQPRKAAVAETAVSGTQVKLSEAQARLMQPGTQDIDMGRVEAIKQAIRNGELKMDAGKIADALLQDAQSDIQWIAGRD; this is translated from the coding sequence ATGAGTATCGATCGCACCCAGCGGTTACAGCCGGTTTCCACTGTGCAACCGCGTGAAACCCCGGCCGACAACCCGCTCCAACCGCGTAAGGCCGCCGTGGCCGAAACGGCCGTCAGCGGCACGCAGGTCAAACTGAGCGAGGCGCAGGCGCGCCTGATGCAGCCGGGCACCCAGGATATCGATATGGGCCGGGTCGAGGCCATCAAGCAGGCGATCCGCAACGGCGAACTGAAGATGGACGCCGGCAAAATCGCCGACGCGCTGCTGCAAGACGCGCAGAGCGACATTCAATGGATCGCCGGGCGCGACTGA
- the flhB gene encoding flagellar biosynthesis protein FlhB yields MAEDSDLEKSEAPTPHRLEKAREDGQIPRSRELTSVLMLLSGLAIILMSGSNMAQQLAAMLTQGLNFDHGMVSNDKQMLRQLGMLLRQAVLALLPIMAGLVLVALAAPMLLGGILFSGKSIKFDLKRLNPLSGLKRIFSSQVLAELLKGILKATLVGWVTGLYLWHNWAAMLHLMTQQPLDALGNALQMILFCGFLVVLGLTPMVAFDVFYQLWSHFKKLKMTKQDIRDEFKDQEGDPHVKGRIRQQQRAIARRRMMADVPKADVIVTNPTHYAVALQYNDKKMSAPKVLAKGAGEIALRIRELGAEHRIPMLEAPPLARALYRHSEIGQHIPATLYAAVAEVLAWVYQLRRWRREGGLIPKKPERLPVPEALDFARESDSDG; encoded by the coding sequence GTGGCTGAAGACAGCGATCTGGAAAAAAGCGAGGCCCCCACGCCCCACAGGCTGGAGAAGGCGCGTGAAGACGGCCAGATCCCGCGTTCCCGCGAACTGACCTCGGTACTGATGCTGCTCTCGGGCCTCGCGATCATCCTGATGTCCGGCAGCAACATGGCGCAACAGCTGGCGGCGATGCTCACGCAGGGGTTGAACTTCGACCATGGCATGGTCAGCAACGATAAACAGATGCTGCGCCAGCTGGGCATGTTGCTGCGCCAGGCCGTACTGGCGCTGTTGCCAATCATGGCGGGGCTGGTGCTGGTGGCGCTCGCCGCGCCGATGCTGTTGGGAGGCATTCTGTTCAGCGGCAAGTCGATCAAATTCGATTTGAAGCGGCTGAACCCGTTGTCCGGATTGAAGCGCATCTTTTCCAGCCAGGTGCTGGCCGAGCTGCTGAAAGGGATCCTGAAAGCGACGCTGGTCGGCTGGGTGACTGGCCTCTATCTCTGGCATAACTGGGCGGCAATGCTGCATCTGATGACCCAGCAGCCGCTCGACGCGTTGGGCAATGCGCTGCAGATGATTCTGTTCTGCGGTTTTCTGGTGGTGCTGGGATTGACGCCGATGGTGGCGTTCGACGTGTTCTACCAGCTGTGGAGCCACTTCAAAAAGCTGAAGATGACCAAGCAGGATATTCGCGACGAATTCAAAGACCAGGAAGGGGACCCGCACGTTAAGGGACGTATTCGCCAGCAGCAGCGGGCGATCGCCCGGCGCCGCATGATGGCCGATGTGCCCAAGGCGGACGTGATCGTCACCAACCCGACGCACTACGCCGTCGCGTTGCAGTACAACGACAAAAAAATGAGTGCGCCGAAAGTGCTGGCCAAGGGGGCCGGCGAAATCGCCTTGCGCATTCGCGAACTCGGTGCGGAGCACCGCATCCCGATGCTGGAAGCGCCGCCGCTGGCGCGTGCGCTGTATCGACACAGCGAGATTGGACAACATATTCCGGCCACCCTGTATGCCGCGGTCGCCGAAGTGCTGGCCTGGGTGTACCAACTGCGCCGCTGGCGGCGCGAGGGCGGCCTGATCCCGAAAAAACCTGAACGTTTACCGGTGCCGGAAGCACTGGATTTTGCAAGAGAGAGTGACTCTGATGGCTAA
- the flgD gene encoding flagellar hook assembly protein FlgD has translation MAIAATTNESLDNTVIGNNSKNTNSQDLHNSFLTLLVAQLKNQDPTNPMQNNELTSQLAQINTVQGIEKLNTTLGSISGQINSNQSLQATALIGHGVMVPGNNILVGSKDGKVSTTPFGVELERAADQVTATITNASGQVVRTIEIGGLTAGVHAFTWDGSLDDGSTAPDGAYKVAINAKGNGEQLVARSLHFGLVNGVIRDGNGAKLDLGLAGNATLEDVRQIL, from the coding sequence ATGGCTATTGCCGCAACCACTAACGAGTCGTTGGACAACACCGTCATCGGTAACAACAGCAAAAATACCAACAGCCAGGATCTGCACAACAGCTTCCTGACGCTGCTGGTGGCGCAGTTGAAAAACCAGGATCCGACCAATCCGATGCAGAACAACGAGCTGACTTCGCAGCTGGCGCAGATCAACACCGTTCAGGGCATCGAAAAACTCAACACCACGCTGGGCTCGATCTCCGGCCAGATCAACAGCAACCAGTCGCTGCAGGCGACGGCGCTGATCGGTCACGGCGTGATGGTGCCGGGCAACAACATTCTGGTCGGCAGCAAGGATGGCAAGGTCAGCACCACGCCGTTCGGCGTGGAACTGGAGCGCGCCGCCGATCAGGTGACCGCCACCATCACCAACGCCAGCGGGCAGGTGGTGCGCACCATCGAAATCGGCGGCCTGACCGCCGGCGTACACGCCTTCACCTGGGACGGTTCGCTGGACGACGGCTCCACCGCGCCAGACGGCGCCTACAAAGTGGCGATTAACGCCAAAGGCAACGGTGAACAGTTGGTGGCGCGTAGCCTGCACTTCGGGCTGGTGAACGGCGTGATCCGCGACGGCAACGGCGCCAAGCTGGATCTCGGCCTGGCGGGCAACGCCACCCTGGAAGACGTGCGACAGATCTTATAA
- the flgC gene encoding flagellar basal body rod protein FlgC, whose protein sequence is MSLLNIFDISGSALSAQSQRMNVSASNMANADSVTGPDGEPYRAKQVVFQVAAAPGQPTGGVRVAQVVDDPAPERLVYQPGNPLADAKGYVRMPNVDVVGEMVNTISASRSYQANVEVLNTTKSMMMKTLTLGQ, encoded by the coding sequence ATGTCTTTACTGAACATTTTTGATATCTCCGGCTCGGCGTTATCGGCGCAATCCCAGCGCATGAACGTCAGCGCCAGCAACATGGCCAACGCCGACAGCGTGACCGGCCCGGACGGCGAGCCTTACCGCGCCAAGCAGGTGGTGTTCCAGGTCGCGGCGGCGCCCGGGCAGCCGACCGGCGGCGTGCGCGTCGCCCAGGTGGTGGACGATCCGGCGCCCGAGCGTCTGGTGTACCAGCCGGGCAACCCGCTGGCGGACGCCAAGGGCTACGTGCGCATGCCGAACGTCGACGTAGTGGGGGAAATGGTCAACACCATCTCCGCTTCCCGCAGCTACCAGGCCAACGTCGAGGTGCTCAACACCACCAAGTCGATGATGATGAAAACCCTGACGCTGGGTCAGTAA
- a CDS encoding flagellar protein FlhE, translating into MKRCLFVLCLLAPLTAGAVSGSWVAEGGGVTLEQGGMRDESAGLRPPNALPDANARITSVSWRYRLLGPEPVGLQAQLCTVNRCIPLGGGSGSSNGLQGEPANAELRFVYYVQSQGGLNPPLRVIGNQVIVNYQ; encoded by the coding sequence ATGAAACGCTGTCTGTTCGTGTTGTGTTTGCTGGCGCCGTTAACCGCCGGTGCGGTGTCCGGTTCCTGGGTGGCCGAAGGGGGGGGCGTGACGTTGGAACAGGGCGGCATGCGCGATGAGTCCGCCGGTTTGCGGCCGCCGAACGCGTTGCCGGATGCCAATGCGCGCATCACCAGCGTCAGCTGGCGCTACCGTTTACTGGGGCCGGAGCCGGTCGGGCTGCAGGCCCAGCTGTGTACGGTGAACCGCTGCATTCCGCTCGGCGGCGGCAGCGGCAGCAGCAACGGTTTGCAGGGCGAACCGGCCAATGCGGAATTGCGCTTTGTCTATTACGTGCAGTCGCAAGGCGGGCTGAACCCGCCGCTGCGCGTGATTGGCAATCAGGTCATCGTCAATTATCAGTAG